The following nucleotide sequence is from Nautilia sp. PV-1.
TTAAAAAAGGCACTTTAATCAAAGCCGGAGAAATCGGCGTTCTTGCTTCTCTAGGCATACCTGTCGTAAGCGTTGTCAAAAAGCCCGTTGTATCTGTTATAGCGACTGGGGAAGAAGTGGTTGACCTTGATGAAGAGTACAAAATGGGGCAGATAAGAAGTTCAAATAATTATACACTTGCCGCACTAGGTAAAAGCCTGGGATATGAAACCCATAATCTGGGAATAGCGGGAGACAACAAAGAAGATATAAAAAGAAAAATAACATCGGCTCTTAAAAACAGCGATATTGTTGTGACAACGGGAGGCGTAAGCGTCGGGGATTTTGATTTTGTAAAGGAAATCACAGGTGAATTTGAAGTTCTCTTTCACGGAGTAAACATCAAACCTGGACAGTGGATTATGATTGCGCGTGCAGGAGACAAATATATTGTTTCTCTTCCGGGATTTCCGTACAGTAGTTTCGTAACGTTTTTATTATACGTAGTTCCTATAGCCGACAGTTTTGAAAATAAAACCTCGTTGAAAACAGTAGAGGCAAAACTGAGAGACGAGTTTGTGAAAAAATTTAAAAAAACCCAGTTTGTAGCGGTTAATATTTCTTTTGAAAACGGTGAATACGTTGTAGATGTAAGAGGCAAAAAACAGGGAAGCAGCGGAATTCTTACGAACCTGATAGGCAATGAAGCTCTTATGATGCTTCAAGAAGGACTGTATACGTTAAAAGCCGGGGAAAAAGTAAAAGTGATTCTCTATTAGATATAATTTTAAAAAAATACAAAAGGATGTGAAATGAAAAAATTGGTATTAAGCGCATTGGCGGCGGCAAGCCTTTTTGCGGGTAATTTTATTAATCTGCAGGTTAGTAGTGACAATGTAATGGTAGAAGGTCAGGCAAAAGTTACTTATCAACAGCCTTTTTATGTAAGAGGCGGATATCTGATTCATTCTGATAAATCAAATTTCTTTTATGCGGGAGTTAAAAGCGAAGGTCAGGCGATAGGACTTGATCTGCCTGTTAAGTTTTCACTGTTTATGGATTTTGTTCATACTGATCACAACTCTGCTCTTCCTATAGGTTTAGGTGCGTCAGGATATATTCAGCAGTTTTCTCTTCCGGTGTTTGTAAGAGGAGAGTTTGAATATGCTCCGAATATTTTAAGTTTTGACGAAGCTGATAAATTTATGAAATTTAAAGTGGAAACGGGAACACAGTTTATTGAAAACGGAGAGGTTTTTGCAGGTTACAGGGATATAAAATTTAATCACACTTATGACAGCAGTTTATATGTGGGAGTGGGCTTTACATTTTAATTGAGCCTATTTCACTAATACTACTTGACATTTAGATGATAAAGTTTTATAATTATAAAAAACTTAAGGAGAGAAAATGTCAAGAGTAGTAGGATTCAAAAAAATAGAAGCTGTATTTAAAAAAGCGGCAAGTTTAGAACTGGATAAATCTAAAGCAGACAGAATTATCGATATTGTTGAAAAAAAATTTCATGATTTGCTGTTAGTTGCAGTGGAAAAAACAGGATTTAACGGCAGAGATATTATTATGCCGGCTGACATGCCTTTAACAAAAGGTTTTGAAGAAAGCATCAGAGAATTTAAAAAACTTGAAGAAGAAGTTGATTTGAAAGACGTGTTATTATATTTAGAGCAGATTCCGCCTCTAAAATATCCGATTTCAAAAGAGCTTGAAGAAGTGCTTCCGGAATATATCGGAGCTTTAATGTTAATTGTGGCAAGAGTTCTTAAACAGCTTGGAGCTCATAAAAAACCTAGTGTAGAAGATATTGAAAAAGCTGAAAGAATTTTAGACCTGACTTTATAATCGGGTCTTTTATTCTTTTTTATTTTATTACTGATTGGTGACAGACACTGATAAAATTGTGGAGTGGATAGGTGGTGAAGTAGTTAAGTTGTGAAGCAGTTAACTTGTGAAGGCTGAAGGGTAAGAATTGAGAATTAAAAAATCGGGGTCCCTGAAAGTCGTAAGACTTTTTGAGGTGAAGAGAGAATGGAGAATTAAGAATTATTTTAGTGTCAGACGCTTATAAATTCAAAATAGATAATAAAGTTAATCAGTTTGATGATGTATTTAGTATAATTTCATAAAAAAGGCTGTTAATGGAAATTAAAACACCCGCATATGTTATAGAAGAAAACCTGCTTGAAAAAAACCTTAAAATTCTTGACAGGGTGCAAAAAGAAGCCAATGCCAAAATTCTTGTGGCTTTAAAAGGTTACGCTACTTGGTCCACTTTTGATTTGCTTGAAAAATATCTCAGTGGAGCTACCGCAAGCGGTTTATGGGAAGCGAAACTTGCCAATATGAAACCATGGGAAGTGCATACATACTGTCCGGCATTTAAAGAAAGCGAAATTGACGAAGTGGCTGATATTTCACATACTGTGGTATTTAACAGTTTTAATCAGCTTGAAAGATTTGAAGACAGGGTAAAAGAAAAATCTTTAATAGGACTTAGGGTAAATCCCGGAGTGTCAAGTTCTCCGGTACCGTTATACGATCCCTGCGCTCCGTTTAGCCGTCTTGGTGTTCCAAAAGCCAATTTCAAAGCAGATAAACTTAAAAACGTAAGCGGGCTGCATTTTCATGCGCTTTGCGAACAGTTGGACACGGCGCTGGAAAAAACTCTGGAAGGGTTTGAAAAGCTTTACGGAGAGTATCTTAAAGACATGCAGTGGGTGAATTTCGGCGGAGGGCATCATATTACGAGAGAAGGATACGATGTCGATCATCTGATAGAAATGATAAAAGAATTCAGAAACAGATATCCGAATATAAAAGACGTTTATTTAGAACCTGGCGAAGCGGTGGGGCTTAACGCCGGATATCTGATGGCGGAGGTGCTCGATATTATTGACAACGGGATGAAAATAGCCATACTCGATACATCTGCCGAGGCTCATATGCCAGATGTATTAGCCATGCCTTACAGACCTGTAGTAAGGGGAGCGGGAGAGCCTAATGAGAAAAAATACACTTACAGACTCGGGGGAGTTACATGTCTTGCCGGGGACGTCATAGGGGATTACAGTTTCGATGAGCCTTTACAGATAGGAGATAAAATTATATTTGAAGATATGGCAATTTATACAATGGTTAAAAATACGGCGTTTAACGGTATAAAACTTCCTGATATAATTATAAAAAGAAAAGACGGATCAGTTTATAAAGCAAGAGAATTTCATTATGAGGATTTTAAAAACCGTTTAAGTTAAAGTTCTCGCTGAATTCTTTTACTTTTCTAAACGGTATGGCAGGAGAGAATATATATCCCTGTATATAGTCTATTCCCATTTCTTGTAATAAATTTAACTGTGATTTTTTTTCCACCCCTTCCGCCACTACTTTTATATTTAAATCTTTACAGAGGTTTATTGTGTTTTTACAGACCAAATAGCCTTTTTTGTCTTCTATTTCGTCAATGAGGGATTTGTCCAGTTTCAGCTCTTCTATTGTATATTTAATAAGCGTTTCGAGAGATGAATAG
It contains:
- a CDS encoding molybdopterin molybdotransferase MoeA — its product is MAHISFDDSIKILKENLPDTKESERVFLENALNRVLADDIKAKYDNPYMPTASMDGFAVRHDDIDEEIKIIGRNPAGTFEYTKIKKGEAVKTYTGSFMPENSDTLVPIENVEVMGDRLIIKEKVQKGYSVRPVGEDFKKGEVLLKKGTLIKAGEIGVLASLGIPVVSVVKKPVVSVIATGEEVVDLDEEYKMGQIRSSNNYTLAALGKSLGYETHNLGIAGDNKEDIKRKITSALKNSDIVVTTGGVSVGDFDFVKEITGEFEVLFHGVNIKPGQWIMIARAGDKYIVSLPGFPYSSFVTFLLYVVPIADSFENKTSLKTVEAKLRDEFVKKFKKTQFVAVNISFENGEYVVDVRGKKQGSSGILTNLIGNEALMMLQEGLYTLKAGEKVKVILY
- the nspC gene encoding carboxynorspermidine decarboxylase, translated to MEIKTPAYVIEENLLEKNLKILDRVQKEANAKILVALKGYATWSTFDLLEKYLSGATASGLWEAKLANMKPWEVHTYCPAFKESEIDEVADISHTVVFNSFNQLERFEDRVKEKSLIGLRVNPGVSSSPVPLYDPCAPFSRLGVPKANFKADKLKNVSGLHFHALCEQLDTALEKTLEGFEKLYGEYLKDMQWVNFGGGHHITREGYDVDHLIEMIKEFRNRYPNIKDVYLEPGEAVGLNAGYLMAEVLDIIDNGMKIAILDTSAEAHMPDVLAMPYRPVVRGAGEPNEKKYTYRLGGVTCLAGDVIGDYSFDEPLQIGDKIIFEDMAIYTMVKNTAFNGIKLPDIIIKRKDGSVYKAREFHYEDFKNRLS
- a CDS encoding DUF1931 family protein, yielding MSRVVGFKKIEAVFKKAASLELDKSKADRIIDIVEKKFHDLLLVAVEKTGFNGRDIIMPADMPLTKGFEESIREFKKLEEEVDLKDVLLYLEQIPPLKYPISKELEEVLPEYIGALMLIVARVLKQLGAHKKPSVEDIEKAERILDLTL